A portion of the Cryptomeria japonica chromosome 5, Sugi_1.0, whole genome shotgun sequence genome contains these proteins:
- the LOC131040211 gene encoding pathogenesis-related protein PR-4-like, whose protein sequence is MENRVMFVVILSCLSFLAFQANAQQASNVRATYHLYNPQNIGWDLNTASVYCVTWDANEPLNLRMKYGWTAFCGPDGPTGQASCGKCLKVTNRDTKAVTTVKIVDQCSNGGLDLDVNEFNKIDTNGNGYNAGHLQVDYEFVSC, encoded by the exons ATGGAGAATAGAGTGATGTTTGTGGTGATATTGAGTTGCTTAAGTTTTCTGGCATTTCAGGCAAATGCTCAACAAGCCAGCAATGTTAGGGCAACATATCATCTTTACAATCCTCAGAATATTGGGTGGGATTTGAACACGGCATCTGTTTACTGTGTCACTTGGGATGCAAACGAACCTCTCAATTTGCGCATGAAATATGGGTGGACTGCCTTCTGTGGACCAGATGGCCCAACCGGACAAGCCTCTTGTGGCAAATGTTTGAAG GTGACAAACCGAGACACAAAAGCAGTGACGACTGTAAAAATAGTTGATCAATGTTCCAACGGAGGGCTTGACTTGGATGTTAATGAATTCAACAAGATTGACACGAATGGGAATGGATACAATGCCGGTCATCTGCAGGTTGATTATGAGTTTGTTAGCTGCTAA